The following coding sequences are from one Lycium ferocissimum isolate CSIRO_LF1 unplaced genomic scaffold, AGI_CSIRO_Lferr_CH_V1 ctg1173___fragment_2___debris, whole genome shotgun sequence window:
- the LOC132041807 gene encoding clathrin light chain 1-like, whose protein sequence is MENFDVSEEIPSTTSPFEDDDHNNYDHHSQQRYEFDVNDGGVPPPPMPSDIDDFSYNDNMQELENNNSGFASSSPNNRQYHGGSPFETSEDQSKPYDLRADTDGIFSSGNDGPLLPDPTEMREEGAAFREWRR, encoded by the coding sequence ATGGAGAATTTCGACGTCAGCGAAGAGATCCCGTCAACAACAAGTCCCTTCGAGGATGATGATCACAACAACTACGACCACCATTCCCAGCAGCGTTACGAATTCGACGTTAATGACGGCGGTGTTCCTCCTCCACCAATGCCGTCTGATATAGACGATTTCTCCTACAATGATAACATGCAGGAGCTGGAGAATAATAATAGTGGATTTGCTTCATCATCTCCTAATAATAGGCAGTATCATGGTGGTTCACCTTTTGAGACATCGGAGGATCAATCCAAGCCGTACGATCTACGAGCTGATACGGATGGGATATTCTCGTCCGGTAATGATGGACCGTTGCTTCCTGATCCTACTGAGATGCGTGAGGAAGGTGCTGCTTTTCGCGAATGGCGTCG
- the LOC132041806 gene encoding riboflavin synthase-like has protein sequence MATISFSLASPSKTLNPSTISPKNPTFFNLLCNPQHLKTVLSPQTLFLKSTPPISHLFIRSLKTQQCRISSTPITSLFTGIVEEMGQIKQLGYTQPDSFTMIIQAKLILDDINLGDSISVNGTCLTVADFDTQKLEFSVGLAPETLRKTSLIELEKGSLVNLERALRPSTRMGGHFVQGHVDGTGEIVELKPEGDSLWVKVKTGKELLRYIVPKGFIAVDGTSLTVVDVSDEEECFNFMLVAYTQQNVVIPMKKVGQKVNLEVDILGKYVERLLSSGFVDSIKSS, from the coding sequence ATGGCGACAATTTCATTCTCATTAGCTTCTCCTTCCAAGACCTTAAACCCATCAACAATCTCCCCCAAAAACCCTACCTTCTTCAATCTACTATGTAATCCCCAACACCTCAAAACAGTACTATCCCCACAAACCCTCTTTCTCAAATCCACTCCTCCCATTTCTCATCTCTTTATCAGGTCCCTAAAAACCCAACAATGCCGTATTTCTTCAACTCCAATCACTTCCCTGTTTACCGGCATAGTTGAAGAAATGGGTCAAATCAAACAACTCGGTTACACCCAACCCGACAGTTTCACCATGATAATCCAAGCTAAACTCATTCTTGATGACATCAACCTAGGCGACAGCATTTCTGTCAATGGTACTTGTTTGACTGTTGCTGATTTCGATACCCAGAAGTTGGAATTTAGTGTTGGATTGGCTCCTGAAACACTTAGAAAGACTTCTTTAATCGAATTGGAAAAAGGGTCTTTGGttaatttggaaagggctttaAGGCCTAGTACTAGAATGGGTGGTCATTTTGTGCAAGGACATGTTGATGGTACTGGTGAGATTGTTGAGCTTAAACCTGAAGGGGATTCTTTATGGGTGAAGGTTAAGACTGGGAAAGAGCTTTTGAGGTATATTGTGCCTAAAGGGTTTATTGCTGTGGATGGGACTAGTTTGACTGTAGTTGATGTGTCTGATGAAGAAGAAtgttttaatttcatgttggtgGCTTACACCCAGCAGAATGTGGTGATTCCAATGAAGAAAGTGGGACAGAAGGTTAATCTTGAGGTGGATATATTGGGAAAGTATGTGGAGAGGCTTCTTAGTAGTGGCTTTGTGGATTCCATCAAATCTTCATGA